The following are encoded together in the Proteiniphilum saccharofermentans genome:
- a CDS encoding Gfo/Idh/MocA family protein: MNGRRDFLKKSTTIVAGSFIMPTIVPASVFGKNAPSNKITVACIGCGRQMVKPNIPQLLESPHGQVVAVCDVDTWRMDKAQKQVDGYYSAIKGTDYKGCKTYTDYRKLLLDKSIDAVMLSLPDHWHVPAAIDAARAGKHISLEKPISTCIKHGRKLVEVIKKYGIVTRNDSEFRTLTNFWKAVEIVRNGRIGKIRKIYVSVPPELNGDPLPPQQTMPVPAELDYDFWLGPAWEAPYTEKRVHAVKAYGRPGWMRVSDYCNGMISNWGAHLMGIMQWGNNSEYTGPVEIEGSGNFDKGLWNTMNRFDIHYRFADGVEVFFNIERAYVRFEGVNGWVEIGYPDKLSASSPEIINTPLGRDEKSFKVELNDKDDFLLAIKENRKSLEPLEMAHRTISMCQLGLIAIKIGSKLNWDSVSEDFIGDNAASTMLNIPIREKYFKF, translated from the coding sequence GCGCCAAGCAACAAGATAACTGTTGCATGTATAGGTTGTGGTCGGCAAATGGTAAAACCGAACATACCTCAATTATTGGAATCGCCACATGGACAGGTGGTTGCGGTTTGCGATGTGGACACATGGAGGATGGACAAGGCGCAAAAACAAGTGGACGGGTATTATTCCGCAATAAAAGGTACAGATTATAAAGGTTGTAAAACCTATACAGATTACAGGAAGCTGTTATTAGATAAAAGCATTGACGCAGTGATGCTGTCTTTGCCCGATCATTGGCATGTCCCGGCAGCTATTGATGCTGCCCGGGCAGGAAAACATATTTCACTCGAAAAACCTATTTCAACATGTATCAAGCATGGACGGAAATTGGTGGAAGTCATAAAAAAATATGGGATCGTCACACGTAATGACAGTGAATTCCGTACCTTAACTAATTTCTGGAAAGCCGTGGAGATTGTCCGTAATGGTCGTATTGGTAAGATACGAAAAATATATGTCTCGGTCCCTCCGGAATTAAATGGCGATCCTTTACCGCCACAACAAACCATGCCGGTGCCTGCGGAACTTGATTATGACTTTTGGTTAGGCCCTGCCTGGGAAGCTCCATATACCGAAAAACGGGTACATGCCGTTAAAGCATACGGTCGTCCCGGATGGATGAGAGTAAGCGACTATTGTAACGGTATGATTTCCAATTGGGGAGCCCATCTGATGGGAATAATGCAATGGGGCAACAATAGCGAATATACAGGGCCTGTCGAAATTGAAGGTTCAGGGAATTTTGACAAAGGCTTATGGAATACGATGAACCGTTTCGATATTCACTACAGGTTTGCAGATGGCGTGGAAGTATTTTTCAATATAGAACGGGCATATGTTCGTTTTGAAGGAGTAAATGGTTGGGTAGAAATCGGATATCCGGATAAATTGTCTGCATCTTCACCCGAAATAATAAACACTCCGCTCGGCAGGGATGAAAAATCATTCAAGGTCGAGTTGAATGATAAAGATGATTTCCTCCTGGCTATCAAAGAAAACCGTAAATCTCTCGAACCGCTCGAAATGGCTCACCGTACCATCAGCATGTGTCAACTCGGGTTGATTGCTATAAAGATTGGCTCAAAACTGAACTGGGATTCAGTCAGTGAAGATTTTATAGGTGACAACGCTGCTTCGACTATGCTGAATATACCTATCAGGGAAAAATATTTTAAATTTTAG
- a CDS encoding glycoside hydrolase family 88/105 protein, whose translation MFKKLLLSLFCTIVIHMVFAEKKYSAAIDEKAIREVVNDAIAWQTENMPTRGRAIWNPQFTGWADGVFLSAVSDWAHYDNSRDFKSWYGKIAEENRWEVGNRSLNPANDIAVSIMYGRIWLDDPKPYYIVEKVDRWNEEMVLNLFGGWVPLIPTIERLDYQMKYYPKTDNLLFEIPQNQERWCWCDALYMAAPTYALFANITGNDEYREFMNREFWETYKALYDKDEKLFYRDTRFIERREANDQKVFWGRGNGWVIGAIARVIDFLPRDYYDRNRYTNLFQEMMSRIATLQDENGYWHTSLLDYETFTSPETSASGFFTFGLWWGINRNLLDKKTYLPIAIKAWEAMVAAVHNNGMLGYVQPIGDAPQNITAEKNEVYGTAAFALAGLEVARYASENK comes from the coding sequence ATGTTTAAAAAATTATTATTATCATTATTCTGTACTATTGTGATTCATATGGTATTTGCCGAAAAAAAGTATTCGGCAGCCATTGATGAAAAAGCTATAAGAGAAGTAGTGAACGATGCAATTGCCTGGCAAACAGAAAATATGCCAACTCGCGGAAGGGCGATATGGAATCCACAGTTCACCGGATGGGCAGATGGCGTATTCTTAAGCGCCGTTTCTGATTGGGCACACTATGATAACAGTCGGGACTTTAAAAGTTGGTATGGAAAAATTGCGGAAGAAAACCGTTGGGAGGTGGGAAACCGTTCTCTTAACCCTGCCAATGACATAGCTGTCTCTATAATGTATGGGCGAATATGGCTGGATGACCCTAAGCCTTATTACATTGTCGAAAAAGTAGATCGATGGAACGAGGAAATGGTTTTAAACTTATTTGGCGGATGGGTTCCTCTCATCCCGACAATAGAACGCTTAGACTATCAGATGAAATATTATCCCAAAACAGATAATCTCCTTTTTGAGATTCCTCAAAACCAGGAGCGTTGGTGTTGGTGTGATGCCCTATATATGGCGGCTCCTACCTATGCTCTTTTTGCCAATATTACCGGCAACGATGAGTACCGGGAGTTTATGAACAGGGAATTCTGGGAAACCTATAAGGCTCTATACGATAAAGACGAAAAACTTTTTTATCGTGATACACGATTCATTGAACGAAGAGAAGCCAATGACCAAAAAGTATTCTGGGGACGTGGAAACGGATGGGTTATAGGGGCGATTGCCCGAGTCATTGACTTTCTTCCTAGGGATTATTACGACAGAAATCGTTATACAAATTTATTTCAAGAAATGATGTCACGTATAGCTACACTTCAGGATGAAAACGGCTATTGGCATACAAGTCTGTTAGATTATGAAACTTTCACCTCGCCGGAGACCAGTGCAAGTGGTTTTTTTACATTCGGACTTTGGTGGGGGATCAATCGCAATTTACTGGATAAAAAAACTTATCTGCCTATTGCAATTAAAGCCTGGGAAGCAATGGTTGCCGCCGTTCATAATAATGGAATGCTCGGTTATGTTCAACCTATCGGAGATGCCCCACAAAATATTACAGCCGAAAAAAATGAAGTATACGGAACGGCCGCATTTGCTTTAGCTGGATTAGAAGTAGCAAGATATGCATCCGAAAATAAATGA
- the rhaM gene encoding L-rhamnose mutarotase, which produces MQRVAFKMYLKPGFEEEYKKRHQTIWPELKKLLSGTGIRDYAIYWDRETNILFAVQKIDGEKSSQEIGVNPIVQKWWDYMADIMEVNNDNSPISIPLEEMFYME; this is translated from the coding sequence ATGCAACGAGTAGCTTTTAAAATGTATTTGAAACCGGGGTTTGAAGAGGAATATAAAAAGAGGCATCAGACAATATGGCCCGAATTGAAAAAATTATTATCCGGTACCGGTATTCGTGATTACGCTATTTATTGGGACAGGGAAACAAATATTTTGTTTGCGGTACAAAAAATAGACGGGGAAAAATCTTCACAGGAAATAGGCGTAAACCCCATCGTTCAAAAATGGTGGGATTATATGGCGGATATAATGGAGGTAAATAATGATAATTCTCCCATCTCAATACCTTTGGAGGAAATGTTTTATATGGAATAA
- a CDS encoding sulfatase-like hydrolase/transferase encodes MFNFLVQSQPKRVILFGIDGLHWEAPQRLKMPAFNDLIKQGTYIKQSYVIIPHHPTVGDYSKFNSCSFPNPVLHEGTLFLSPENKMIQELFSPQHQTAFVVNTTAYKSVGRGFSTLIMDDTFTDAQVVDCAINILKTQAPVFMRVHLQRPGQRGYDISQSTPDKPYYRNIFAPHSPYAEAIEAADKQLARLVSFLKESGMWDETVLIVTSDHGQSRIGWHPLFDEDSWKTPLVFVGKSIAEGRELNYFEHIDLAPTIAGLLGKEWQTPKTEAGVFVKEILKGTNVSEYMPRMYIKTINVQIKEYNLLKAKFVLLSETDGSFANFVALLENQVFIEPFYHQDRILNWREASTISHLIETNQKVLKIMRSKLPKSRE; translated from the coding sequence ATGTTTAATTTTTTGGTACAATCCCAACCTAAAAGAGTCATTTTGTTCGGGATCGATGGACTTCACTGGGAAGCGCCCCAACGTTTGAAAATGCCGGCGTTCAATGATTTGATTAAGCAGGGAACATATATAAAGCAATCTTACGTAATTATCCCGCATCATCCGACTGTCGGGGATTACAGCAAGTTTAACAGTTGTTCTTTTCCAAATCCGGTGTTACATGAAGGAACACTCTTTCTGTCTCCCGAAAATAAAATGATTCAGGAGCTTTTTTCTCCTCAACACCAAACCGCCTTTGTTGTAAATACAACAGCTTATAAATCGGTGGGAAGAGGTTTCTCCACACTGATAATGGATGATACATTCACCGATGCTCAAGTGGTTGATTGCGCCATCAATATTTTAAAAACCCAAGCACCGGTATTTATGCGCGTACATCTTCAAAGACCGGGCCAAAGAGGTTACGATATCTCCCAAAGCACGCCGGACAAGCCTTATTACAGGAATATTTTCGCACCTCATTCTCCTTATGCAGAGGCAATAGAAGCCGCCGATAAACAGTTGGCCCGGCTTGTTTCGTTTCTTAAAGAGTCCGGAATGTGGGATGAAACAGTACTTATCGTGACTTCAGATCATGGGCAAAGCCGTATCGGCTGGCATCCGTTATTTGACGAGGATAGTTGGAAAACCCCTTTGGTCTTTGTTGGAAAGAGTATTGCCGAAGGAAGGGAATTAAATTATTTTGAACATATCGATTTAGCTCCGACAATCGCCGGTTTATTGGGAAAAGAATGGCAAACACCTAAAACGGAAGCGGGTGTTTTTGTGAAAGAAATATTGAAAGGAACAAATGTGTCGGAGTATATGCCTCGTATGTATATTAAAACAATTAATGTGCAGATAAAAGAATACAATCTGTTAAAAGCAAAATTTGTCTTGCTCTCCGAAACAGACGGTTCTTTTGCGAATTTTGTTGCGTTACTGGAAAATCAGGTATTTATCGAACCTTTTTACCATCAAGATCGTATCTTAAACTGGAGAGAAGCGAGTACTATAAGTCATCTGATCGAAACGAATCAAAAAGTTTTGAAGATCATGAGAAGTAAACTTCCTAAAAGTAGAGAATAA
- a CDS encoding IS1595 family transposase has product MNILDFAINYPDEESCRKKFKEQRDQMGVTCRHCNCKEHYWLENKQAYECKRCRARQTLRSGTVMQHSNLPYRYWFVAMHLLTATKGSFSAAELQRQLGHKRYQPIWEMVNKLRDVMGKRDDEYTLEGAIELDDAFFSTEISLQERDKPLKRGRGSQKKTKVLVMAESKTVENPKPGKKPKKVRYLKMKVINDLKAGTITRNVKEHVESTADLTTDDSTSYTKLKEHVHSHTASVIPHEDLSNVLPWVHTAISNAKRQLLGVYYKIKPEYLQYYLNQFCYKFNRRYFGENQFERLLIAAVTYAPDFKSRIYNRNYCG; this is encoded by the coding sequence ATGAATATCCTGGATTTTGCTATAAATTACCCCGATGAGGAATCCTGTCGGAAAAAATTCAAAGAACAAAGAGACCAAATGGGAGTAACCTGTCGGCATTGCAATTGTAAAGAACATTATTGGCTGGAAAACAAGCAGGCCTATGAATGCAAGCGTTGTCGCGCACGCCAAACCTTGCGTTCAGGCACCGTCATGCAGCACTCCAACCTGCCTTACCGTTACTGGTTCGTGGCCATGCACCTGCTCACGGCGACCAAGGGCTCCTTTTCCGCGGCGGAGCTGCAGCGCCAGCTGGGGCACAAGCGTTACCAGCCCATATGGGAAATGGTCAATAAACTGCGTGACGTGATGGGCAAACGCGATGATGAGTACACCCTTGAGGGAGCCATCGAGTTGGACGACGCCTTCTTTTCCACCGAAATATCCCTTCAAGAGAGGGACAAACCGTTGAAGCGCGGCCGCGGGAGCCAAAAAAAGACCAAAGTGCTGGTAATGGCTGAAAGCAAAACCGTTGAAAACCCCAAACCGGGTAAGAAACCCAAGAAGGTCAGATACCTGAAGATGAAAGTCATCAACGACTTGAAAGCCGGTACAATTACAAGGAATGTCAAAGAGCACGTTGAAAGCACGGCGGACCTGACCACCGATGACTCAACTTCTTACACTAAATTGAAAGAGCATGTCCATTCACATACGGCATCCGTTATTCCACACGAGGATCTTTCCAATGTGCTGCCCTGGGTCCATACCGCGATCAGCAATGCCAAACGACAGCTCTTGGGCGTGTATTACAAGATAAAACCGGAATACTTGCAATATTATCTCAACCAGTTCTGTTATAAATTCAACAGGCGTTACTTCGGGGAAAACCAGTTTGAAAGACTGTTGATAGCCGCTGTAACGTATGCTCCTGATTTCAAGTCAAGAATTTACAATAGGAACTATTGCGGATAA
- a CDS encoding glycosyl hydrolase: MKNLLPILLILVGTISITGCSYSNSQENTNTPLNKEFFKNPGKDHYPETWFHFIGGNVSKEGITADLEAIAAAGISGIQLFHGQFGGEWPGVSPQIKALSESWDELIVWTAEECKRLGLNFTMQNCPGWSYAGGPWIEPENSMRHLVRSRKDIEGGRTVTVQFEMPQPSQEEWRNYQDLFVIAFPTPEGDTGYRLIPSGIQSNRADLPWKECLVEQKRLVLDPSLSGPTTIDVKFEKETLVRTVELPPVRSFSHAWCYSPDITIAIYAETGDGMKQVAWLEMPPGSWQDDQPISIACEGAAAQSYRIEISNLHEMTISYINFYSAARQQNWESEAAWTLRRIVREDYPRQSSTAWVNPSSIVDITDKMDSSGVLSWDAPEGKWSVLRIGHVNTGMRNGPAPPEATGWESNKLDPAGARANFEGYIGRLLNDNSSLKDGLLNGILIDSWECRTQTWTAGLDDTFRQKWDYSLFSMFPAIFGYVVDDPETTARFLRDWRVTLNDLLVKNFFGEMGSIAKDNRLKISFETASGDIFPGDILEYYKYADVPMCEFWHPKMDSYVGSLEFKPVKPCVSASRVYGKGRVAAEAFTSFDLSWNEHPGFIKDRADEHLARGVTHMVFHTYTHNPRTDFLPPSTSFGSGIGTPFLRLQTWWEHMPHFTDYLARCNYMLESGNPVSDVLMYLGDEQNHKPQQLLEFPEGYAYDYCNPDVLLNRLSVKDGQLVTPEGIAYRVLWLYDCRRMLPETLEKIRSFAEQGITVVGQAPAGMATLSGGEAEQTRFQKAVEALWGDGSRSVRQVGKGKVYTGDIGAALTSEEIHPDINVKFSDVRWLHRRVDSSDFYFLSAPEEKGYKGTISFRSRGNAEIWDPLTGETRGVTSVAPGAPKEGYTQVEMDLPAGTSCFVVFREGKASRLEKVLDVADRPLNLTKKMELQNGWEISFPEGWGIGDSPVRIDRLTAWKDITALSTEGKAFSGTAVYHTTFNMDERADKAEYQLDLGQVEMIAKVKLNGKEVSTKWTYPYSMDITEYLQLGENRLEVAVTSTWFNRLVYDAGLPEPQRKTWTINGPKQGSPLKDYGLLGPVEIVMKTN; the protein is encoded by the coding sequence ATGAAAAATTTATTACCAATACTGCTTATACTGGTCGGTACCATTTCTATTACTGGCTGCTCCTATTCAAATTCTCAAGAGAATACAAACACCCCCCTGAATAAGGAATTTTTTAAGAATCCCGGTAAAGACCATTATCCGGAAACCTGGTTTCACTTTATCGGAGGAAACGTATCGAAGGAAGGTATAACGGCCGATTTGGAAGCTATTGCCGCAGCCGGTATCTCGGGCATCCAGCTGTTCCATGGACAATTCGGGGGAGAGTGGCCGGGGGTATCCCCACAGATCAAGGCATTGAGTGAGTCGTGGGACGAGCTGATTGTCTGGACAGCCGAAGAGTGCAAACGGCTGGGACTGAATTTCACCATGCAGAACTGTCCCGGCTGGTCCTATGCCGGAGGGCCATGGATAGAACCGGAGAATTCCATGCGGCATCTGGTCCGCTCGCGCAAAGATATAGAGGGTGGCCGGACGGTAACTGTCCAGTTTGAAATGCCGCAACCCAGCCAGGAGGAGTGGCGCAATTACCAGGATCTCTTCGTGATTGCCTTCCCTACACCGGAAGGGGATACCGGATACCGGTTAATCCCGTCCGGCATACAGAGCAACCGCGCCGATCTGCCGTGGAAAGAGTGCCTGGTAGAACAGAAGAGACTGGTATTGGATCCTTCACTGTCGGGACCGACAACCATCGATGTGAAGTTCGAAAAGGAGACTCTTGTCCGTACTGTAGAGTTACCGCCGGTGAGATCATTCTCCCACGCATGGTGCTATTCTCCCGATATCACGATCGCGATTTACGCAGAAACCGGTGATGGAATGAAACAGGTTGCATGGCTGGAGATGCCGCCGGGAAGCTGGCAGGACGACCAGCCCATTTCCATTGCCTGTGAAGGAGCCGCAGCACAATCCTACCGCATAGAGATCTCCAACCTGCACGAAATGACGATATCCTATATCAACTTTTATTCCGCCGCCCGGCAACAAAACTGGGAGTCGGAAGCGGCGTGGACACTCAGAAGGATCGTAAGGGAAGATTATCCCCGACAATCGTCAACCGCATGGGTCAATCCTTCTTCAATTGTGGATATTACGGATAAGATGGATTCTTCAGGGGTGTTATCATGGGATGCCCCCGAAGGGAAATGGAGCGTATTGCGAATTGGTCATGTAAACACCGGGATGAGAAACGGTCCCGCCCCTCCCGAAGCCACGGGGTGGGAGTCCAACAAACTCGACCCGGCTGGTGCCCGTGCCAACTTCGAGGGATATATAGGCCGGTTGTTGAACGATAACAGCAGCCTGAAAGATGGCTTACTGAATGGCATACTGATAGACAGCTGGGAATGCAGGACCCAGACATGGACGGCAGGACTGGATGATACTTTCCGGCAGAAATGGGATTACTCCCTCTTCTCGATGTTCCCAGCCATCTTCGGCTATGTGGTGGATGATCCCGAAACCACGGCCCGCTTCCTGCGTGACTGGAGGGTTACCCTGAACGATCTGCTGGTAAAGAATTTCTTCGGGGAAATGGGTAGCATTGCAAAGGATAACAGGTTAAAGATATCATTTGAAACAGCATCCGGCGATATTTTCCCGGGGGACATACTCGAATATTACAAATATGCCGATGTGCCGATGTGTGAGTTCTGGCACCCAAAGATGGACTCCTACGTCGGAAGCCTCGAGTTCAAGCCGGTAAAGCCCTGCGTGTCGGCAAGCCGTGTATATGGCAAGGGGAGGGTAGCCGCCGAGGCGTTCACCTCCTTCGACCTGTCATGGAACGAGCATCCCGGTTTCATAAAGGACAGGGCAGACGAGCACCTGGCACGGGGAGTGACCCATATGGTGTTCCATACCTATACCCACAATCCCCGCACCGATTTCCTGCCGCCGAGCACCTCCTTCGGTTCAGGTATAGGAACGCCTTTCCTGCGCCTGCAGACATGGTGGGAGCATATGCCGCACTTCACGGATTACCTGGCAAGGTGCAACTACATGCTCGAGAGCGGGAACCCCGTGTCGGACGTGTTGATGTATCTGGGAGACGAGCAGAACCACAAGCCGCAGCAGTTACTGGAATTCCCGGAAGGATACGCATACGACTACTGTAATCCCGATGTATTGCTGAACCGGCTATCGGTGAAGGACGGGCAACTAGTGACACCCGAAGGGATCGCATACCGCGTCCTGTGGTTATATGACTGCAGGAGGATGTTACCCGAAACACTGGAAAAGATCCGCTCGTTTGCAGAACAGGGGATAACAGTTGTAGGGCAAGCACCTGCCGGCATGGCAACACTGAGTGGAGGTGAAGCGGAACAGACCCGTTTCCAAAAGGCAGTCGAAGCCCTCTGGGGAGACGGCAGCCGGAGTGTCCGTCAGGTCGGGAAAGGAAAAGTATACACCGGAGATATCGGTGCAGCTTTGACTTCCGAGGAAATCCATCCCGATATTAATGTCAAATTCTCCGATGTGCGCTGGCTGCACCGTAGGGTAGACAGTTCTGATTTCTATTTCCTTTCCGCCCCGGAAGAAAAGGGATACAAGGGTACTATCTCTTTCCGCAGTAGAGGCAATGCCGAGATATGGGACCCGCTGACAGGTGAAACCCGGGGTGTGACATCTGTGGCACCCGGGGCGCCAAAAGAGGGGTACACGCAGGTTGAGATGGATCTGCCGGCAGGTACATCCTGTTTTGTAGTGTTCAGGGAAGGTAAGGCTTCCAGACTGGAGAAAGTACTCGACGTAGCAGATAGACCACTCAACCTGACAAAGAAAATGGAACTTCAGAACGGTTGGGAAATCTCTTTCCCCGAAGGATGGGGGATAGGAGATTCGCCCGTCAGGATCGACCGGTTAACGGCATGGAAGGATATCACGGCATTAAGCACAGAGGGGAAGGCTTTCTCGGGAACAGCTGTCTACCATACTACATTTAACATGGATGAGAGAGCGGATAAAGCGGAGTACCAGCTTGACCTGGGGCAGGTGGAGATGATCGCCAAAGTCAAACTGAACGGAAAGGAAGTATCCACCAAATGGACTTACCCCTATAGTATGGATATAACGGAGTATTTACAACTGGGTGAAAACAGGCTGGAAGTGGCTGTGACCAGCACATGGTTCAACCGGCTTGTATATGATGCCGGTTTACCCGAACCGCAGAGAAAAACCTGGACGATCAATGGTCCGAAGCAAGGATCACCTCTAAAAGATTACGGGTTGTTGGGACCGGTAGAGATTGTAATGAAAACAAACTAA
- a CDS encoding glycosyltransferase WbsX family protein, producing the protein MMNKKLLLSGLLIVTVFIFSACKHSSGKIDTESEYIVAAFYWPAYHYEPRAEFLFPDRKGEWEIIYNAVPKEEGHQQPKIPLWGYLNEADPTDMDKKITEAVNYDINTFIFDWYWYDGQPFLESCINDGFLKANNGRMNFYLMWANHDATTYWDVDNPKIDSVIWKGGVDREQFDIVVDRVINHYFKDPSYLKINGEPVFSIYELNTLINGLGGAEQTKKALEHFTEKTKEAGFPGLHLQSILWQALPNTIEGVPGDTIKSQDEVLSYFGFKSLTNYCWAHLQNPDGDYEVWGDASTEMWDQFHNDFSMTYFPNVTVGWDANPRFLFKAGYINNSTPQKFKRYLLKAKSHVDHYNIEPKIITINAWNEWSEGSYLEPDTIWEYQYLDAVKNVFGTIDKR; encoded by the coding sequence ATGATGAATAAAAAACTCCTTCTTTCAGGATTACTGATTGTCACGGTATTTATTTTTTCGGCGTGTAAACATAGCTCCGGTAAAATCGACACAGAATCGGAATATATTGTGGCTGCTTTCTATTGGCCCGCATACCACTATGAGCCGCGCGCCGAGTTCCTTTTTCCCGACAGGAAAGGAGAATGGGAAATCATCTATAACGCCGTACCCAAAGAAGAAGGTCATCAACAGCCGAAAATTCCCCTATGGGGTTATCTTAATGAGGCTGATCCTACAGATATGGACAAGAAAATCACTGAAGCTGTCAATTACGATATTAATACTTTTATTTTCGACTGGTATTGGTACGATGGACAACCATTCCTGGAAAGTTGTATAAATGACGGTTTCCTAAAAGCCAATAACGGAAGGATGAACTTTTACCTGATGTGGGCCAATCATGACGCTACTACTTATTGGGACGTAGATAATCCCAAAATAGATTCCGTGATCTGGAAAGGAGGAGTCGACAGGGAACAGTTTGATATTGTGGTCGACCGCGTTATCAACCATTATTTTAAAGACCCCTCTTACCTGAAAATTAACGGTGAACCGGTTTTTTCAATCTATGAATTAAATACTTTAATAAACGGTTTAGGTGGAGCAGAGCAGACAAAAAAGGCTTTAGAACATTTTACCGAAAAGACCAAAGAAGCAGGATTTCCCGGACTACATCTGCAAAGTATCTTGTGGCAAGCATTACCAAATACAATTGAAGGAGTCCCGGGTGATACGATTAAAAGTCAGGATGAAGTACTCAGCTATTTCGGATTTAAGAGTCTGACCAATTATTGTTGGGCACACCTGCAAAACCCCGATGGAGACTATGAGGTATGGGGAGATGCTTCAACAGAGATGTGGGATCAATTTCACAATGATTTCTCAATGACCTATTTTCCGAATGTGACTGTCGGATGGGATGCCAATCCACGTTTTCTTTTCAAAGCAGGATATATAAACAATTCAACCCCACAGAAATTTAAAAGATATCTCTTGAAAGCGAAAAGTCACGTAGATCATTACAACATCGAACCCAAAATCATCACCATCAACGCATGGAATGAATGGTCAGAAGGCAGTTATCTGGAACCTGACACAATTTGGGAATACCAATATCTCGATGCAGTAAAAAACGTTTTTGGAACAATTGACAAAAGATAA